Proteins co-encoded in one Campylobacter jejuni genomic window:
- a CDS encoding glycosyltransferase family 8 protein, with translation MLLSYNIVISCDNNYVKYVAVVIASIIKNTKINSQLKEYPYKFYILSNDISKNNILKLKKLIQHLSNSYYNCELIIHKIDDSKFHRFPKAWHVNHATYYRFEIADIVEGNKCLYLDADVLVCGDIRELFYMELNNKVAGVVTDSCSRLWTKLYTKDNKTSSYIEFDPLMYFNAGVILIDLNQWKKHDIKNKCIDAFNIYDHGGLADQSYLNIALKELTYKLPLNWNLIVPEYILLDGYERHYVVNCLDEISEYNLAYTRSEFEEAMKNKKIVHFCAAKPWWNLYYKNNKVDFNERNVWWEIALNLEEFKEEFYFLKNSLDSKHLNRQLNTIEWILKNGDKNSSNVLYSSYDIDSIKKIKNHLSYKLGNAIVLSFKYWYKGRLLKLPFELVSIYKKHKRTKR, from the coding sequence GTGTTATTATCTTATAATATAGTTATATCTTGTGATAATAACTATGTAAAATATGTGGCTGTTGTCATAGCAAGTATTATAAAAAACACAAAAATAAATTCTCAGTTAAAAGAATATCCGTATAAATTTTATATATTATCTAATGATATTAGCAAAAATAATATCTTGAAATTAAAAAAGTTAATTCAACATTTGTCAAATAGCTATTATAATTGCGAATTAATAATCCATAAAATAGATGATTCCAAATTTCACAGATTTCCAAAAGCTTGGCATGTTAATCATGCCACTTACTATAGATTTGAGATAGCTGATATTGTTGAAGGAAATAAATGTTTATATTTAGACGCAGATGTATTGGTATGTGGAGATATAAGAGAATTATTTTATATGGAATTAAATAATAAAGTTGCCGGAGTAGTTACAGATTCTTGCTCAAGATTATGGACAAAATTGTATACCAAAGATAATAAAACATCATCTTATATAGAATTCGATCCACTAATGTATTTTAATGCGGGTGTTATATTGATAGATTTAAATCAATGGAAAAAACATGATATAAAAAATAAATGTATTGATGCTTTTAATATTTATGATCATGGGGGATTAGCTGATCAAAGTTATTTAAACATAGCTCTCAAAGAGTTAACTTATAAACTACCATTAAATTGGAATCTTATAGTTCCAGAATATATTTTACTTGATGGATACGAAAGACATTATGTAGTTAATTGCCTAGATGAAATTTCAGAATATAACTTAGCCTATACAAGAAGCGAATTTGAAGAAGCCATGAAAAATAAAAAAATAGTTCATTTTTGTGCCGCAAAACCTTGGTGGAATTTATATTATAAAAATAATAAAGTCGACTTTAATGAAAGAAATGTTTGGTGGGAAATAGCCTTAAATTTAGAAGAATTCAAGGAAGAATTTTATTTTTTGAAAAATTCCTTGGATAGTAAACATTTAAATAGACAACTTAACACCATAGAATGGATTTTAAAAAATGGTGATAAAAATTCATCAAATGTTTTATATTCATCTTATGATATTGATAGTATAAAAAAAATCAAAAATCATCTTTCTTATAAATTAGGAAATGCCATTGTTTTATCATTTAAATATTGGTATAAAGGAAGATTGCTCAAACTACCATTTGAGTTAGTGTCCATATATAAAAAACACAAAAGAACAAAAAGGTAG
- a CDS encoding DUF2972 domain-containing protein, whose product MNLPLPDGYKFVLIGGHGTGEKAFQEMLSRCNVKILEKNIWYDNGLDRYKAFYGNLKIKNNYIACIPILECNFYQYDKYLHMINKHVPAICLVRDPIKIMTSVYNYKILKNKDNLTFSNLNCTDHLFDNYYYAVTKNKTIASKKEIENGINNIKNINKHIRFTYIARTHLKNLKNISHVYYIDVSEISNNKAYETLYRLSKIIGFNMPNDDKLINNLSYTHYLRFIFDIKKPIIYKHYFNNKFIEIYLYGSYNMINKNFYDITNMFNFKNKELHMNNIFISIKKNHLYEILCNGDLLYEIKLNINIFLDKINNMINMFKKESIKDNDILEILSKNYESSRFFKQLIEYEFFDFLNSDKGKNWYSYKEIKT is encoded by the coding sequence ATGAATTTACCTTTACCTGATGGGTATAAGTTTGTTTTAATAGGAGGCCATGGAACAGGAGAGAAAGCTTTTCAAGAAATGCTTTCCAGATGTAATGTTAAAATTTTAGAAAAAAATATTTGGTATGATAATGGACTGGATAGATATAAAGCTTTTTATGGTAACTTAAAGATAAAAAATAATTATATTGCATGCATACCTATCTTAGAATGTAATTTTTATCAATATGATAAATACTTGCATATGATAAATAAACATGTTCCAGCAATATGTTTAGTAAGAGATCCTATTAAAATAATGACCAGTGTTTATAATTATAAAATCTTAAAAAATAAAGATAATCTAACTTTTAGTAATTTAAATTGCACTGATCATCTATTTGATAATTATTATTACGCTGTAACAAAAAACAAAACCATCGCCTCTAAGAAAGAAATTGAAAATGGAATAAATAATATTAAAAATATTAATAAACACATAAGATTTACATATATAGCCAGAACCCATTTAAAAAATTTAAAAAATATTTCTCATGTTTATTATATTGATGTGTCTGAAATTTCCAACAATAAGGCATATGAAACTTTATATAGGTTAAGTAAAATTATCGGATTTAATATGCCTAATGATGACAAGCTAATTAATAATCTTAGTTATACACATTATTTAAGATTTATTTTTGATATTAAAAAACCAATTATTTACAAACATTACTTTAATAATAAATTCATAGAAATTTATTTATATGGTAGCTATAATATGATTAATAAAAATTTTTATGATATTACAAACATGTTTAACTTTAAAAATAAAGAATTGCATATGAATAATATTTTTATATCAATCAAAAAAAATCATTTATATGAAATTCTTTGTAATGGAGATCTTTTATATGAAATTAAATTAAACATAAATATATTTTTAGATAAAATTAATAACATGATAAATATGTTTAAAAAAGAGTCTATAAAAGACAATGATATCTTAGAAATTTTATCTAAAAATTATGAGTCTTCTAGATTTTTTAAACAATTGATAGAATATGAGTTTTTTGATTTCTTAAATAGTGATAAAGGTAAAAATTGGTATAGTTATAAAGAAATTAAAACATAG
- a CDS encoding glycosyltransferase, whose translation MKVIPLLSVVIPFGLSKERSYIEERVLQKAKFFQSDENMEFIFVEGYSSLKNNLKQIIENSGHIYLKDDDQKDYFSQGKCRNLGAVYANSKVIMFLDVDCYISLLSLEKILNLIKVKNIAQNINELLVLPVVYLSQSGSEKIYKEDKYLWDEIIKHDLITGKRKLIKYFSLISSSIIVNRYKFLVLGGNNHNFIGHSYEDHDFFARLLFYTTNFSNTPKALCYDEGTWNIRKFKGFRAWFSLLGYEMSFHGIYMYHFYHEEPNQNNYMSYRHKNHKIFYKNLANLKNYQIKPLLDKDALKNNILLLCSKEKLILNSLHSALVYIGNVISKNENYFFEDEKFNQDKLLDFLKQNNINKILFPNPYGNEKRLKIYKFAKSENIDFVCFDRGALPDSWFFDTNGFNYDSNLYNEENWNKVLSKSQILECKEYINSIIDGNNFLEKQGKRNFNYLKDKFFVNDKKIVFVPLQVESDTVIKYFTYKPFDWSGFLDIINDTAFKLRQTHIFLVKKHPLSLKIAKSKYKNLNFISNKTNIIDAISLCDVVVTLNSGVGLYAMIMNKPCINCANAFYNFQGLNFQAHNSDELLRFLVSDLKIDYNKVLKFIWYLKNNFYSFGKSYYKKSFNNGRFYNKVYKIDFYKIVLENQCFLDVKNIDKVSYNFQSLIYTPYKFELYNKNIFIKLFNILIPDFIKTKISHMKFYRILKKFLFHRKEFFRDRKNKNKEKPYA comes from the coding sequence GTGAAAGTTATACCTTTGTTATCAGTTGTTATTCCTTTTGGATTAAGCAAGGAACGTTCTTATATAGAAGAAAGGGTTCTTCAAAAAGCTAAATTTTTTCAAAGCGATGAGAATATGGAGTTTATTTTCGTTGAAGGATATTCATCTTTGAAAAACAATTTAAAACAAATCATAGAAAATAGTGGTCATATTTATTTAAAAGATGACGACCAAAAAGATTATTTTTCCCAAGGAAAATGTAGAAATTTGGGCGCTGTTTATGCAAATTCTAAAGTTATAATGTTTTTAGATGTTGATTGTTATATTAGTTTATTATCTTTAGAAAAAATTTTAAATCTTATTAAAGTTAAAAATATTGCTCAAAATATCAATGAATTATTGGTTTTACCTGTAGTGTATTTAAGTCAAAGTGGTAGTGAGAAAATTTATAAAGAGGATAAATACTTATGGGATGAAATTATCAAACATGATTTAATCACCGGAAAAAGAAAATTGATTAAATATTTTTCTCTTATTTCAAGTTCCATTATCGTAAATAGATATAAATTCTTAGTATTAGGGGGTAATAATCATAATTTTATAGGTCATAGTTATGAGGATCATGATTTTTTTGCAAGATTGCTTTTTTATACAACAAATTTTTCAAATACTCCAAAAGCATTGTGTTATGATGAGGGAACTTGGAATATAAGAAAATTTAAAGGTTTTAGAGCTTGGTTCTCTTTACTTGGGTATGAAATGAGCTTTCATGGAATTTATATGTATCATTTTTATCATGAAGAGCCTAATCAAAATAATTATATGTCTTATAGACATAAAAATCATAAAATATTTTATAAGAATTTGGCCAATTTAAAAAATTATCAAATTAAACCATTGCTTGATAAAGATGCTTTAAAAAATAATATTTTATTGCTTTGTTCTAAGGAAAAATTAATATTAAATTCTTTACATAGTGCTCTTGTATATATAGGCAATGTAATAAGTAAAAATGAAAACTATTTTTTTGAAGATGAAAAATTTAATCAAGATAAATTGTTAGATTTTTTAAAGCAAAATAACATAAACAAGATTTTATTTCCAAATCCTTATGGAAATGAAAAAAGATTAAAAATATATAAATTTGCAAAATCAGAAAATATTGATTTTGTATGTTTTGACAGAGGAGCATTGCCTGATAGTTGGTTTTTTGATACCAATGGTTTTAATTATGATTCAAATTTATATAATGAAGAAAATTGGAATAAAGTTTTAAGTAAATCTCAAATTTTAGAATGTAAAGAATATATCAATAGTATTATAGATGGAAATAATTTTTTAGAAAAGCAAGGAAAAAGAAATTTTAACTATTTGAAAGATAAATTTTTTGTTAACGATAAAAAGATAGTTTTTGTTCCGTTGCAAGTTGAAAGCGATACTGTTATAAAATATTTTACATATAAACCTTTTGATTGGAGTGGTTTTTTAGATATAATAAATGATACGGCTTTTAAATTAAGACAAACTCATATTTTTTTAGTGAAAAAGCATCCTCTTAGCTTAAAAATAGCGAAATCTAAGTATAAGAATTTAAATTTTATTTCAAATAAGACAAATATTATCGATGCAATTAGTTTGTGTGATGTGGTGGTTACGTTGAATTCGGGTGTTGGGCTTTATGCTATGATAATGAATAAGCCTTGTATAAATTGTGCTAATGCATTTTATAACTTTCAAGGTTTAAATTTTCAAGCTCATAACAGCGATGAACTTTTGAGATTTTTGGTTTCAGATTTGAAAATTGATTATAATAAAGTTTTAAAATTTATATGGTATCTAAAAAATAATTTTTATAGTTTTGGAAAATCTTATTATAAAAAAAGTTTTAACAATGGTAGATTCTATAATAAAGTTTATAAAATAGATTTTTATAAAATAGTTTTAGAAAATCAATGTTTTTTAGATGTTAAAAATATTGATAAAGTTTCATATAATTTTCAATCTTTAATTTACACCCCTTATAAGTTTGAATTATATAACAAAAATATTTTTATAAAATTATTCAATATCTTAATACCTGATTTTATCAAAACAAAGATATCGCATATGAAATTCTACAGAATATTGAAAAAATTTTTGTTTCATAGAAAAGAATTTTTTAGAGATAGAAAAAATAAAAATAAGGAGAAACCCTATGCATAA
- the kpsF gene encoding SIS domain-containing protein, translating into MNILEIAKEVFEKEAQAILDLAKNLDENFNQAVNLMLNTKGRCIVSGMGKSGHIGAKIAATLASTGTPSFFIHPGEALHGDLGMLTPEDVLIAISNSGETEEILKIIPAIKKRKIPLIVMCGKKNSTLVKQGDIFLNISVEKEACPLQLAPMSSTTATLVMGDALAAALMKVRNFKPDDFALFHPGGSLGRKLLTKVKDLMVSSNLPIVHPDTEFNDLVDVMTSGKLGLCVVLENEKLIGIITDGDLRRALKTSDKPRFDFKAKEIMSTNPKVVDADAMASEAEEIMLKHKIKEIVVSKEDKVVGIIQLYAIGNV; encoded by the coding sequence ATGAATATTCTTGAAATAGCCAAAGAAGTTTTTGAAAAAGAAGCGCAAGCTATTTTGGATTTGGCTAAAAATTTAGATGAAAATTTTAATCAAGCTGTGAATTTGATGTTAAATACCAAAGGGCGTTGTATAGTTAGTGGCATGGGTAAATCAGGTCATATAGGCGCTAAGATAGCAGCTACTTTAGCAAGTACAGGAACGCCAAGCTTTTTCATCCATCCAGGAGAGGCTTTGCATGGAGATCTTGGAATGTTAACTCCCGAAGATGTTTTAATTGCTATTTCAAATTCAGGAGAAACTGAAGAAATTTTAAAAATCATTCCTGCTATAAAAAAGCGCAAAATTCCACTTATAGTAATGTGTGGTAAAAAAAATTCCACCCTTGTAAAGCAAGGCGATATATTTTTAAATATATCCGTAGAAAAGGAAGCTTGTCCTTTGCAGCTTGCCCCTATGTCTTCGACAACGGCAACTTTGGTTATGGGGGATGCTTTAGCGGCTGCTTTGATGAAGGTAAGAAATTTCAAGCCTGATGATTTTGCTCTTTTTCATCCAGGGGGAAGTTTGGGACGTAAGCTTTTAACCAAGGTAAAAGATCTTATGGTTTCAAGTAACCTTCCTATAGTGCATCCTGATACCGAATTTAACGATCTTGTTGATGTGATGACTAGTGGCAAGCTAGGGCTTTGTGTGGTGCTTGAAAATGAAAAATTGATTGGTATCATCACTGATGGGGATTTGCGTCGTGCTTTAAAGACAAGCGATAAGCCAAGATTTGATTTTAAGGCTAAAGAAATCATGAGTACAAATCCTAAAGTAGTCGATGCTGATGCTATGGCAAGTGAAGCAGAGGAGATCATGCTAAAACATAAAATCAAAGAAATTGTTGTATCTAAAGAAGATAAGGTTGTAGGCATTATTCAACTTTATGCAATAGGAAATGTGTGA
- the kpsD gene encoding polysaccharide biosynthesis/export family protein, with protein MKKILILFFSCILCFGAVDVSQIISAEDQGSTTTSIDQNLSSNYDIANKENNLTKIHQILVFGAHLFNGNFKNYNQRVYNPDYKIAVGDQISLKIWGAVEFSQVLVVDSQGNIFIPKVGAVNLLGVKNSALVSVIKARVNKIYKSNVFVYADMNAYQNVSVFVTGSVNAPGLYQGLSSDSVIQYLDKARGINLEYGSFRDIQILRNNSVIKNIDLYDFLLKGQMDLFPFRSGDVILVGNVQNYAFVNGDVQRPFRFELSNDIKTLADLARVSGAKPIVTNAIVKSYGEDHKLDVSAYNKMQFSKVLLRTGDEVEFHPEYVSENITISVNGEHNGLKTLVVGKGTTLEDISKLIKANPQSNMQALQVFRKSVARTQKELINAQLKELETLALTSSSVTAQGAAIRAQQAKTILEFIQRAKQVEPKGQIVIDNPKSYNSVILEDGDTINVPSKNNLIIVQGEVSLPGAFVYDKGKDLRYYINLAGGYGERADTSKVLVIRSNGKAEKYHSGIDMKPGDSVLVLPKVDSENLQIFSMLTQILYQIAIATNVVLNL; from the coding sequence ATGAAGAAAATATTAATTTTATTTTTTAGTTGTATTTTATGTTTTGGAGCTGTGGATGTTTCACAAATCATTTCAGCGGAAGATCAAGGTTCTACTACAACTAGTATAGATCAAAATTTAAGCTCAAATTATGATATAGCAAATAAAGAAAATAATCTTACAAAAATTCATCAAATTTTAGTATTTGGTGCTCATCTTTTTAATGGAAATTTTAAAAATTACAATCAAAGAGTTTATAACCCAGATTATAAGATCGCAGTCGGTGATCAAATCAGTCTTAAAATTTGGGGAGCTGTTGAGTTTTCGCAAGTTTTAGTGGTGGATTCTCAAGGAAATATTTTTATCCCTAAAGTAGGAGCTGTAAATTTACTAGGTGTGAAAAATAGTGCCCTTGTAAGTGTTATAAAAGCACGTGTTAATAAAATCTATAAAAGCAATGTTTTTGTTTATGCAGATATGAATGCTTATCAAAATGTCAGTGTTTTTGTAACAGGAAGCGTTAATGCTCCAGGACTTTATCAAGGACTTAGTTCGGATTCAGTAATACAGTATCTTGATAAAGCAAGGGGTATAAATTTAGAATATGGAAGTTTTAGAGATATTCAAATTTTGCGCAATAACAGTGTGATAAAAAATATCGATTTATATGATTTTTTACTAAAGGGGCAAATGGATCTTTTTCCTTTTAGAAGCGGAGATGTTATTTTAGTAGGAAATGTTCAAAATTACGCTTTTGTTAACGGTGATGTGCAAAGACCTTTTCGTTTTGAACTTTCAAATGATATTAAAACTTTAGCTGACTTAGCTAGAGTATCAGGTGCTAAACCTATCGTGACTAATGCTATCGTAAAAAGTTATGGTGAAGATCATAAACTTGATGTCAGTGCTTATAATAAAATGCAATTTTCAAAAGTTTTACTTAGAACGGGAGATGAGGTAGAATTTCACCCTGAGTATGTTTCTGAAAATATAACTATAAGTGTAAATGGCGAGCATAATGGTTTAAAAACTTTAGTTGTGGGCAAAGGAACGACTTTGGAAGATATTTCTAAACTAATCAAGGCTAATCCGCAATCAAATATGCAAGCTTTGCAAGTATTTAGAAAAAGTGTAGCTAGAACTCAAAAAGAACTTATCAATGCTCAGCTTAAAGAGCTTGAAACTCTAGCTTTAACTAGCAGTTCTGTTACAGCTCAAGGCGCAGCTATAAGAGCTCAACAAGCAAAAACGATTTTAGAATTTATCCAAAGAGCTAAGCAAGTAGAGCCTAAGGGTCAAATTGTCATCGATAATCCAAAGTCTTATAATTCGGTTATTTTAGAAGATGGTGATACTATTAATGTACCAAGTAAGAATAATCTCATCATAGTTCAAGGTGAAGTTTCTTTGCCAGGGGCTTTTGTGTATGATAAAGGAAAAGATTTAAGATATTATATCAATCTTGCAGGAGGTTATGGAGAAAGAGCGGATACTTCAAAAGTTTTGGTGATACGAAGCAATGGAAAAGCTGAAAAATATCATAGTGGTATAGATATGAAACCAGGCGATTCTGTGTTGGTATTGCCAAAAGTGGATAGTGAGAATTTGCAAATTTTTTCAATGTTAACTCAAATTCTTTATCAGATTGCTATCGCAACCAATGTTGTGCTTAATCTTTAA
- the kpsE gene encoding capsule polysaccharide transporter: MEENKTLLEQIKDLSIFDSFKIVWFIMIFVVIYYTLIAAPRYVSTMILDVRSTSGESAQTSGILSLLSSTSTASEDLNYLKGYIESSDMLKILDEKIKLKNLYQEQHIDLPFKIWDSSSIESYLKYYQARVKVHTDETTKLLKVEVEGFTPKSAHLIAQTIMQESEKFINEISHKAAREQMAFAENEVQKYKERYQKAQNDLIAFQNKYGVFDPLKQAETKASLVAQIEANLAQKEAKLLTLQSYMNDAAPEVVALKAEIEAIKKQLLREKSKISANNPAQKLNDLAAKFQDLTIEATFAQKAYEAALKAYESARIEALRKIKQLVIIQSPDIPESAKYPERIYDILTAFIVLSLIFGIVKFIKMIIEEHKY; encoded by the coding sequence ATGGAAGAAAATAAAACTTTATTAGAACAAATCAAAGATTTAAGTATATTTGATTCTTTTAAAATTGTTTGGTTTATAATGATTTTTGTTGTGATTTATTATACATTGATTGCAGCACCAAGATATGTAAGCACGATGATTTTAGATGTTAGATCAACAAGTGGAGAAAGTGCTCAAACAAGTGGAATCTTGTCTTTGCTTAGTAGTACTTCTACAGCAAGCGAAGATTTAAATTATCTAAAAGGTTATATAGAATCAAGTGATATGTTAAAGATTTTAGATGAGAAAATTAAACTTAAAAATCTTTATCAAGAGCAACATATAGATTTACCTTTTAAAATTTGGGATTCAAGCTCGATAGAATCTTATCTTAAATACTACCAAGCAAGAGTTAAGGTTCATACGGATGAAACCACTAAACTTTTAAAAGTTGAAGTAGAGGGTTTTACACCTAAATCAGCTCATTTGATTGCTCAAACTATTATGCAAGAAAGCGAAAAGTTTATCAACGAAATCTCTCATAAAGCAGCTAGAGAACAAATGGCTTTTGCTGAAAATGAAGTACAAAAATACAAAGAACGATATCAAAAAGCACAAAACGATTTGATTGCTTTTCAAAATAAATACGGAGTTTTCGATCCTTTAAAGCAAGCTGAAACTAAAGCGAGTTTGGTTGCACAAATTGAGGCTAATCTAGCTCAAAAAGAAGCCAAACTTTTAACCTTACAAAGCTATATGAATGATGCAGCACCTGAAGTAGTAGCACTTAAAGCAGAAATTGAAGCAATCAAAAAACAACTTTTAAGGGAAAAATCTAAAATCTCAGCCAATAATCCTGCTCAAAAATTAAATGACTTGGCTGCTAAATTTCAGGATTTAACTATAGAAGCTACTTTTGCGCAAAAAGCTTATGAAGCAGCTTTAAAAGCTTATGAAAGTGCTAGAATAGAAGCATTAAGAAAAATAAAACAACTTGTCATCATTCAAAGTCCAGATATTCCAGAAAGTGCAAAATATCCTGAAAGAATTTATGATATTTTAACAGCATTTATTGTATTATCTTTGATTTTTGGGATTGTTAAATTTATTAAAATGATAATAGAGGAGCATAAGTATTAA
- the kpsT gene encoding ABC transporter ATP-binding protein: MIKLINLTKSYPLFSGGRHYVFKNFTFEFPENCSIGLMGGNGAGKSTLMRLLSGAELPDSGKIITNKKLSWPLGLNGAFQGSLTARDNAKFVARVYGYKGQELQEKVKFVEDFAELGKFFDEPMKTYSSGMSARIAFGLSMAFDFDYYLIDEAGAVGDPAFREKSVKLYRERLSKSKVIMVSHNVAEIKEWCDKIIYMKNGQITVYDDVDEGIAVYQGKA; encoded by the coding sequence ATGATAAAGTTAATCAATCTAACAAAATCTTATCCTTTATTTAGCGGTGGGAGGCATTATGTTTTTAAAAATTTTACTTTTGAATTTCCTGAAAATTGTAGTATAGGATTGATGGGGGGTAATGGTGCAGGTAAGTCCACTCTCATGAGACTTTTAAGCGGAGCAGAGCTTCCTGATAGTGGCAAGATAATTACTAATAAAAAATTATCTTGGCCTTTGGGATTAAATGGAGCTTTTCAAGGTTCTTTAACCGCCAGAGATAATGCTAAATTTGTAGCTAGAGTATATGGTTATAAAGGACAAGAACTTCAAGAAAAAGTAAAATTTGTAGAAGATTTTGCAGAGCTTGGGAAATTTTTTGATGAGCCTATGAAGACTTATTCTTCAGGAATGAGTGCTAGGATAGCTTTTGGACTTAGCATGGCTTTTGATTTTGATTATTATTTGATCGATGAGGCTGGAGCTGTTGGAGATCCTGCTTTTAGGGAAAAAAGTGTGAAATTATATAGAGAAAGATTAAGCAAATCAAAAGTGATTATGGTATCTCATAATGTAGCTGAAATTAAAGAATGGTGTGATAAAATAATTTATATGAAAAATGGACAAATTACGGTTTATGATGATGTAGATGAAGGAATAGCTGTATATCAAGGAAAAGCTTAA
- the kpsM gene encoding ABC transporter permease, which produces MLNVIHALFFRELKTRFGVNRHLGYLWVVGEPMSITLAITVILTIIREYHHQVMPEGISIFMFLISGIMPFFMFRSIVTQLMNGTQANLALFAYKPVKPIHVFIARTLLEFCIYFVIFITVLFFAGWFFRFDVFPVHLLGVLFCIFLLICSAFALGICFAIIWHFVEPLRTLLAYFSIVFYWSSGIIFPTWLMPRLLLDIFYYNPLLHIMELLRFNFFENYPLQDEYSYFYAIFWILLVLFIGLFVYYYNRQALTAAKKE; this is translated from the coding sequence ATGTTAAATGTAATTCACGCTTTATTTTTTAGAGAGTTAAAAACTAGATTTGGTGTTAATAGGCATTTGGGTTATCTTTGGGTAGTTGGAGAACCAATGTCAATAACGCTTGCGATCACGGTAATTCTCACCATTATAAGAGAATATCATCATCAAGTTATGCCTGAGGGAATTTCTATTTTTATGTTTTTGATTTCAGGCATTATGCCTTTTTTTATGTTTAGAAGTATAGTAACCCAGCTTATGAATGGTACTCAGGCAAATTTGGCTCTTTTTGCTTATAAACCTGTAAAGCCTATACATGTATTTATTGCTAGAACTTTGCTCGAATTTTGTATTTATTTTGTGATTTTTATCACTGTGCTTTTTTTTGCAGGATGGTTTTTTAGATTTGATGTATTTCCTGTTCATTTACTTGGAGTTTTATTTTGTATTTTTTTACTCATATGCTCAGCTTTTGCTTTAGGGATTTGTTTTGCTATTATTTGGCACTTTGTAGAACCTTTAAGAACTTTATTAGCTTATTTTAGCATAGTGTTTTATTGGAGTTCTGGGATTATATTTCCTACTTGGCTTATGCCAAGACTTTTGCTTGATATATTTTATTATAATCCTTTGCTTCACATAATGGAGCTTTTAAGATTTAATTTTTTTGAGAATTATCCTTTGCAAGATGAATATAGTTATTTTTATGCTATATTTTGGATTTTACTTGTTTTATTTATAGGACTTTTTGTCTATTACTATAACAGACAAGCTTTAACGGCGGCAAAAAAAGAATGA